Sequence from the Pseudomonadota bacterium genome:
TGATGCGGCAAAGGAAGAGTACCAGTTCCTTCAAAAGAAGGTTGCCGAGATAGAGGAAATGATAAAAAATTCTGAAATCGTGGATGTAAAGAAGTCGAAAAATGGTGTAGTAGAATTTGGATGCAGCGTGGCTCTAAAAAATCTTGATACAGATGAAGAGGTTGTGTACACGATAGTTGGTCCTTATGAGTCTGACATACAAAAAGGCACGATATCAATAAGTTCACCCCTCGGCAGGGCACTTATGGGTAAATCTGTCGGGGACGAGGTAAGCTTTTCCGCTCCAGGCGGCGAGCGTACATACGAAATCGTAAAAATCATTTGACAATTTGCCGGAACACTGTTCTCATCGCCCAATAAAACATTGTCTATCTTGTCGTGACTAAAAAGACCAGAGAGACGAAAGAAACGAAATAGACGAAAAAACGCTCCACAAAGTTCTTCCGGTTTTCTACACTCTCTGCCCTCTGCGCTAGGCCCTCTGCCCAGAATTGGTTGAGAGGGGGCAGGTGGAAATCGGGACAATAGCAGATCTCATAAAATGAGTAGTTCCTGTTTATTCCTCAAAAGACTAACTCCTTTACCTTTTTAGAGAACATGTTGGATTGCAAGACCTTACCCCCTATTTAGCATTTGCAACAGAATGGCAAGATAACGGTTTGAGGAGTGATAGTACGGTAATCCAGAAAAGTTATTTACTTATTTAGAACGTCCCTTTCGACTCACATTTAGTTTCTCGTGGCCACTAAGTTATATAATAAATTATTATATTACTTGACAATTAATATAATAAAATAATATCCTATGTCAGACAAGGGGGTGATTGATATGGCACAAAAACCATTAGCCGATCGGCTTAAGGCAGCCCGTGAAAAAGTTGGACTCTCCATTGTTAAAGCTGCCAAACGGTTGGGATTTTCAAGTTACCAGACCTTGAGCAAAATTGAGGCAGGCGAACGGGAAGTCAAGGCGGCGGAACTCAATCTGTTTGCTAGAGCCTACTTTTGTACCATCAGTTATCTGCTTGACGAAAGTCCGGCTAAACAAGATTTGGTTCTTCTCTGGAGAAAAACACCTGATGTTGCGGTAAAAAAGGAGATAGAAGCTCAGGTTATACATTTTTGTGAACAATACCAATCTCTTGAGCATCTGCTTGGCTTAAAGAGTAATAAAGACCCGAAATTTTTTGATATTACCATCGACAATATCAGTACCAATAGTGATATCGACTCATTGGCCAACAGCACACGGAAATTATTGGAATTAGGAAGCAGACCCGCTTTCTCGCTCAGAAACATCCTTGAGCAAACCTATGGTATAAAATTTACATATCAACCGCTGTTTAATATCAGCTCGGCTGCATCAACCGTTCATCCTGAATTTGGCCCCGTGATTGTGATGAATTCAGATGAAGCGCCATGGCGTCGTAATTATGATCTTGCCCATGAATTGTTTCATCTGATTACATGGAAGGTAATCCCCGTAGAGGAATTGCGCGATGACTACCTGGAAACGATAGAAAAAAAGGCAGAGCGTTTTGCTTCTGTGCTTCTTCTCCCTGAGAGTGAAGTCAGAGAGACGTTACAAAAGATTCTGGATAATCAGAAATCTTTGAGCTATGCCGACCTTGTGGACATTGCAAGAGAATTTGGCGTATCTACAAAGGCGCTTCTTTATCGCCTCTCAAGCATTGGTCTTTTTGATTGGGAGACAGCAGACAGTTTGGCCAAGAACGAAGAGTTGTTGGGATTGGATAAAGTCAAGCGGAAAAACGAATGGGGAGACAAACCTGTATCCGAACGCTTCCACGCCCTTGCTGTGAAATGCCTGAGAAAGGGGTTGATCTCACGGGGTAAATTTGCAGAGATTGTGGGGATAGACAGAAGCGAAATCGATATGTTTATCGAAGATTTTGGTTTAATGGAAACGGAAGGTGCATCAATTGAAATTATGGCTTCTCGATGCTGATGTAATAATAGACCTCTTGGGCTTGGATACCTTCGATAAACTTCTTAAAAACCATGAGATTTTTGCTGCATCGACTGTAATTGATGAAGTCCGGCATTATATAAGGGAAGGTTGTAAAATAGCGGTTGAATTTCGACAAAATTATGTAGTCAACAACAACCTGATTAATGAATTATCGGCTACAGCCGAGGAGATACAAAAGGTCCTTGCAAAACTCCCGGCAATTCGCAAAGAGGCTCTGCATGGCGGTGAATTGGAGTCTCTGGCAATTCTTCTGCGTGAGAGCGAACTTACATTCTGCAGTTGCGACGCAGCAACGATACGGGCGCTCCCTTTTCTTGGCCTATCAGAACGGGGAATATCCGTAGAGAATCTTCTGCAAACATCCGGTCTTTCACAATCCGGCCTCAAAGAAAGGCATACCAAAACCTATTTCAAAAATAATCTTTCTATCGGGCAACGGGAGAAGGTGCAATACTGAATTAGCCTTCCCATATGCCGTCAATCACCCTTTTGATCTTCTCTTCGCAAATCCGGATAAGCTCCCGGGTGGTGGGCGAATAAGTGAGGAAGGAAAGTGGGGAAATGATGACGAGTGGAAGAAATGCTATCCCATGTCAAGGACAGACCCCCTTCTTCCTTTTTATACCAATAAGTATATACCATATTATGGAGAAATGTGAAGCATTTTTATAGTCTGAGAGGCTGGCATAATAGACTTTGGCGGAACACTGTTCTCATCGCCCAATAAAACATTGTCTATCTTGTCTGTTCCGTCCGTTCAGTCTTTCTTGTCGTGACTCAATAGACCAGAGAGACGGAAGAAACGAGATAGACGAAATACGCTCCACAAAAGCTTTTCAGGCTGGCTGCTCTCTGCCCTCCATTTCATTCTGCCTACTCCTTACTATTTTCTGCCATCTGCCCAGAATTGGTTGAGGGGGATATTCAGTTAATCAAAGAGTTGAATGTGTTTGATTACTATTCAAACAATTCTCCCTGAAGTTTTTGGAGTATCTTCTTACGGAGTTTTTGACTTGTGATGAAAGAAATATGGTCGGTAATTACCCTGTCTATCTTTTCTTTAAGGGCTTGTAGTTCAGGAAGGATTTTTGAAAGGTAAGCTACATCTGTTGGCATTTTAACCTCGTCAAGCCCCAAATCGAGCCATATTTTCAGGTAAAATGCCTCTGCCTCATTCTGACAATCTATGTAATTTTTGCCCGAAGAGACACGCCACCCAAAAAGACCGTTTTCAATTTTTACCGGATGCGTTGCCTCAAACAATTGTATAGTTTTGAGTTTTGACTGGCTAAGGATTTTATCTTCATAGAAATTTCTGAGTACTTTATCACCAAACTTCTCTTTTATTGTTTTTGTTAACAGGTCAAGGTCGAGACCTTCTTTTGTTTTGCCTTTTTTACCAAAGCTTCTTGCCTTTTCTATCCTTGCCCTGACAAGGTCAACCACGGCCTGGTATACTTCAAGCTGCTCTGCCTCCGACAATCCGAGTATATCGCCCATAATGATTTTGTCGAGTTCACGACGGTCGGGTTTAACCTTGTCTAAGGAGACTTCAACAGAGGAATCAGCCCCGATTTCTTCAAATATGGATAGAATCTCTCTCTTTTTTAATTTTTCAAAAGTAGAGGAGAATATTTCGTTTGAGATAATTTTGTGAGTAGGAACTCCGAGCATTTTTAACCAATACACATTTGTATATACCGCACCTTCTCCAAGGTTAGTAATACCGCTGATTTCAATTAGTAATGGAATGATTGTGCTATTTAAGAATGCCAATACAATGTCATAGTCTTTTTTATTATGAACTGTTATGAAGAAAAACCTTTTATCACCCCACGTATTTTGCGTTTCATAGACGGCAAATCGGACATTGTATGCATCAGGCCAAACAAAGTCAGGCTTCTCCCAAATTCCTAAATCATACCATCTTTTACGACGGCTTGCACATGT
This genomic interval carries:
- a CDS encoding XRE family transcriptional regulator, translated to MAQKPLADRLKAAREKVGLSIVKAAKRLGFSSYQTLSKIEAGEREVKAAELNLFARAYFCTISYLLDESPAKQDLVLLWRKTPDVAVKKEIEAQVIHFCEQYQSLEHLLGLKSNKDPKFFDITIDNISTNSDIDSLANSTRKLLELGSRPAFSLRNILEQTYGIKFTYQPLFNISSAASTVHPEFGPVIVMNSDEAPWRRNYDLAHELFHLITWKVIPVEELRDDYLETIEKKAERFASVLLLPESEVRETLQKILDNQKSLSYADLVDIAREFGVSTKALLYRLSSIGLFDWETADSLAKNEELLGLDKVKRKNEWGDKPVSERFHALAVKCLRKGLISRGKFAEIVGIDRSEIDMFIEDFGLMETEGASIEIMASRC
- a CDS encoding transcription elongation factor GreA; translated protein: DAAKEEYQFLQKKVAEIEEMIKNSEIVDVKKSKNGVVEFGCSVALKNLDTDEEVVYTIVGPYESDIQKGTISISSPLGRALMGKSVGDEVSFSAPGGERTYEIVKII